A portion of the Chondrinema litorale genome contains these proteins:
- a CDS encoding TVP38/TMEM64 family protein, translated as MQQTAESTNSIKQSKLPLYISILLLGGLLASYFLIPEVKDFCNEAWNVLTSDDQSRIKQWVKQFGWWGPVVIIITMLVQMILFVLPSVALMVVTILAYGPVWGSLLVLLSIFIAASAAYAIGNYFGPVIIEKLIGKKSKKKTAQFIEDYGFWAVVITRINPFLSNDAISFVAGILKMNYGKFIGATLLGITPLTILIAIMGKSTDSLKTGLFWGSLVSLIIFGLYVYWDKKKRKQN; from the coding sequence ATGCAGCAAACAGCAGAATCAACCAACTCGATTAAACAAAGTAAATTACCTTTATATATTTCTATACTTTTATTGGGAGGTTTATTAGCTAGTTATTTTCTTATACCAGAAGTAAAGGATTTTTGTAACGAAGCGTGGAATGTATTAACAAGTGACGATCAAAGTAGAATTAAACAATGGGTAAAACAATTTGGCTGGTGGGGTCCTGTGGTGATTATCATTACTATGTTAGTACAAATGATTTTGTTTGTACTGCCTTCGGTGGCACTTATGGTTGTAACAATTCTTGCTTATGGCCCAGTATGGGGAAGTTTATTGGTTTTATTATCTATTTTTATAGCTGCATCTGCTGCTTATGCTATTGGCAATTACTTTGGCCCTGTAATTATTGAAAAGCTAATTGGAAAAAAATCTAAAAAGAAGACTGCTCAATTTATAGAAGATTACGGCTTTTGGGCAGTTGTTATCACCAGAATAAACCCTTTCCTTTCTAATGATGCCATCAGTTTTGTCGCAGGAATATTAAAAATGAATTATGGGAAATTTATTGGCGCTACTCTACTTGGTATTACTCCCCTCACTATTTTAATTGCTATTATGGGTAAAAGTACCGATTCGCTAAAAACTGGCTTATTTTGGGGCTCTCTAGTAAGCCTTATCATTTTTGGATTATACGTTTACTGGGATAAGAAGAAGAGAAAACAAAATTAA
- a CDS encoding sterol desaturase family protein, whose amino-acid sequence MNDINFSEPTIFLATTFFTFLAIFFRYVLLAGMLDLIFYVFLKHDYTARKISIKPRNKNILIKELVWSAITSLIFAITGVYMLILWQNGYTKVYIELGAYPWWNYPLSICFFLLIHETYYYWLHRWMHKPSVFKIVHKAHHESITPSPWTAFSFHPFEGILQTLVLPLFLLFYPMHYTAIALLLILMTVSSFINHLNIEVYPNGFEKNVIGKWLIGATHHTLHHAKFTANYGLYFTFWDKWMDTESADYQAVLERLNKGKYKNT is encoded by the coding sequence ATGAATGATATAAATTTTTCTGAGCCTACTATTTTTCTTGCTACAACCTTCTTTACCTTTCTTGCTATTTTCTTTAGGTATGTGCTTTTAGCAGGTATGTTAGATTTAATATTTTATGTTTTTTTGAAGCATGATTATACAGCTAGAAAGATTTCAATAAAACCTCGGAATAAAAATATATTAATAAAAGAACTAGTCTGGTCAGCTATCACTTCTTTAATATTTGCCATTACCGGAGTTTACATGTTAATACTTTGGCAAAATGGATATACCAAAGTTTATATTGAACTGGGAGCTTATCCTTGGTGGAATTACCCTTTAAGTATCTGTTTTTTTCTACTGATTCATGAAACTTATTATTATTGGCTACATAGATGGATGCACAAGCCCTCTGTATTTAAAATTGTACATAAAGCACATCACGAAAGTATTACACCATCACCTTGGACAGCATTTTCTTTTCATCCATTCGAGGGTATATTGCAGACATTGGTACTGCCACTCTTTTTATTGTTTTACCCAATGCATTACACTGCGATCGCTTTGTTGCTCATTTTAATGACAGTTTCAAGTTTTATTAATCATTTAAATATTGAGGTTTATCCGAATGGATTTGAAAAAAATGTTATAGGAAAATGGTTAATAGGAGCTACACATCACACTTTGCATCATGCTAAATTTACTGCAAATTATGGTTTATACTTCACTTTTTGGGATAAATGGATGGATACTGAAAGTGCTGATTATCAAGCTGTTTTAGAGCGACTAAATAAAGGTAAGTATAAAAATACTTGA
- a CDS encoding vWA domain-containing protein has protein sequence MELTFFRELGVFEIAFIAFFILLYVLYISRTIRIAKQVKSNYDQVIIKLLIRSFYFALMIVALLGPSFGSARKEVKSQGKDIYFLVDLSRSMDADDIQPSRLERTKFELKNLVEKFSSDRLGLIIFSSEAFLQCPLTFDRSALLLFIETLNTGLLSNTGTEFSPAIEMAIDKHKNAEENVSGQQQSKIIVLISDGEDFGTNASEIAEELKDEGIRLFTVGVGTQEGSKIPQGYRFQRSDSGTEVITKLKPESLQEIAEITGGSYFEINDKVNEIPQLIREIENIEGELRSTKEIDAAANRYFLFLLAAFVLLIIDVIISVKVIRI, from the coding sequence ATGGAACTTACTTTTTTTAGAGAACTAGGTGTTTTTGAAATTGCTTTTATAGCTTTTTTTATCTTGCTATATGTTCTTTACATCTCAAGAACAATTAGAATTGCTAAACAAGTAAAGAGCAATTACGATCAGGTAATCATCAAGCTTTTAATAAGATCATTTTATTTTGCTTTAATGATCGTTGCCTTATTAGGACCATCATTTGGCTCTGCTCGTAAAGAAGTTAAATCACAAGGGAAGGATATTTACTTTCTGGTTGATCTTTCTCGATCTATGGACGCTGACGACATACAGCCCAGCAGATTGGAAAGAACTAAGTTTGAGCTTAAAAATCTTGTCGAAAAATTTTCAAGTGACAGATTGGGTTTAATTATATTTTCATCTGAAGCCTTTTTGCAATGTCCGCTAACTTTTGATAGGAGTGCACTATTACTGTTTATAGAGACGCTAAATACCGGTTTATTGTCAAACACTGGTACTGAGTTTTCACCAGCGATAGAAATGGCGATTGACAAACATAAAAATGCTGAAGAAAATGTTTCCGGACAGCAGCAATCTAAAATAATTGTTTTAATTAGTGATGGAGAAGATTTTGGTACAAACGCATCAGAAATTGCTGAGGAACTGAAAGATGAAGGTATCCGTTTGTTTACCGTAGGTGTAGGAACGCAGGAAGGAAGCAAAATTCCGCAAGGTTATCGTTTTCAGCGAAGTGATAGTGGTACTGAGGTGATTACTAAACTTAAGCCTGAAAGTTTACAAGAGATTGCTGAAATAACTGGTGGTTCTTATTTTGAGATTAATGATAAGGTAAATGAAATTCCTCAGTTAATTAGAGAAATTGAAAATATTGAAGGAGAGCTGAGAAGTACCAAAGAAATTGATGCGGCTGCCAACAGATATTTCTTATTTTTACTGGCAGCTTTTGTATTATTAATCATTGATGTTATTATTTCTGTAAAAGTAATTCGAATCTAA
- a CDS encoding metal-dependent hydrolase: MASAFGHAVLAATIGVNFSKKFYGWKFWLLGAICTILPDTDVISFKFGIPYESFWGHRGFSHSLLFAAIVGFVIVLIFYRKHLNSVESIGYFLFFTSCTASHSILDAMTTGGLGVAFFSPWDNTRYFFPWRPIKVSPIGISNFFSEWGKNVLLSEFIWIGLPSLVYISVMRLVKSRLKS, encoded by the coding sequence ATGGCATCAGCTTTTGGACATGCAGTTTTGGCAGCCACAATCGGAGTCAACTTTTCGAAAAAGTTTTACGGTTGGAAGTTTTGGTTACTTGGTGCGATTTGTACAATCTTACCAGATACTGATGTGATTAGCTTTAAATTTGGTATCCCGTATGAATCATTTTGGGGACATAGAGGCTTTTCTCACTCACTTTTATTTGCTGCAATTGTAGGTTTTGTAATTGTATTAATATTTTACAGAAAACACTTAAACAGTGTAGAATCCATAGGTTACTTCCTGTTTTTTACATCATGTACTGCTTCTCATAGTATTCTTGATGCAATGACCACTGGCGGACTCGGTGTCGCTTTCTTTTCACCTTGGGATAATACCAGATACTTTTTCCCTTGGCGACCGATTAAAGTTTCTCCTATTGGTATAAGTAACTTCTTTAGTGAATGGGGAAAAAATGTACTACTGAGCGAATTTATTTGGATAGGCCTACCCTCTTTAGTTTATATTTCTGTAATGAGATTAGTAAAAAGTAGGCTTAAATCTTAG
- a CDS encoding stage II sporulation protein M yields MREAAFVKKNKEKWQQFEKLLTSAERNDPDKVSNLYIQITDDLAYARTFYPQSQTTSYLNHLAMKVHQSIYKNKKVKSNRFVSFWMYELPLLFWESRKQFLYSFLIFMAAVLIGALSSAYDENFPRLILGDYYVNMTIENINKNDPMAVYKSQVQLDMFFGITFNNVRVSFLVFVLGIFFSIGSGYLLFTNGIMLGSFQYFFYKYGLLFESVLSIWIHGTIEISSIIIAGGSGMVLGNSLLFPGTYPRMYALKQGAKRGVKIIVGLVPLFIIAGFLEGFVTRLTESPTIVKLGIILISAAFVIYYFVFYPQQLAKKVTDFNNE; encoded by the coding sequence ATGCGGGAAGCTGCTTTTGTAAAGAAAAATAAAGAAAAATGGCAGCAGTTTGAAAAACTACTTACAAGTGCCGAAAGAAACGATCCTGATAAAGTATCTAATTTATACATACAGATAACTGATGATCTTGCCTACGCAAGAACTTTTTATCCTCAGAGCCAAACTACTTCTTATCTCAACCATTTGGCAATGAAGGTGCATCAGTCCATTTACAAGAACAAGAAAGTTAAATCAAATAGATTTGTTTCCTTCTGGATGTATGAGTTGCCACTTTTATTTTGGGAGTCTAGAAAACAGTTTTTGTACTCTTTCTTAATTTTTATGGCTGCGGTGCTAATTGGAGCTTTGTCTAGTGCCTACGATGAGAATTTCCCAAGATTGATTTTAGGCGATTATTATGTCAACATGACTATTGAGAATATCAATAAAAACGATCCTATGGCGGTTTACAAAAGTCAGGTGCAGTTAGACATGTTTTTTGGTATTACTTTCAATAATGTTAGGGTTTCTTTTCTTGTATTTGTATTAGGCATATTTTTTTCAATTGGCTCTGGTTATTTGTTGTTTACTAACGGAATTATGTTGGGCAGTTTCCAGTATTTTTTCTATAAATATGGACTTTTGTTTGAATCTGTTTTAAGCATTTGGATTCATGGAACTATAGAGATTTCGTCGATTATAATTGCTGGTGGTAGTGGTATGGTATTAGGTAATAGTTTGCTATTTCCTGGGACTTACCCAAGAATGTATGCTTTAAAGCAAGGAGCTAAAAGAGGTGTGAAAATTATTGTAGGCCTAGTTCCGCTATTTATTATAGCCGGTTTTTTAGAAGGATTTGTTACTCGATTAACTGAATCTCCGACCATAGTAAAACTGGGTATTATATTAATTTCAGCTGCTTTTGTTATATATTATTTTGTGTTTTATCCTCAACAACTGGCTAAAAAGGTAACAGATTTTAATAATGAATAA
- a CDS encoding protein-disulfide reductase DsbD family protein — protein MKKTLFTFILSLITFSIFAQIENHVSWKKKLSKQEASVGEEIELIFEADIDKDWYLYSSDFDPDLGPMITEFKFEENSSYQLIGDIKPINPKRKYDSLIWDGEYTYFTKKGEFVQKVKVLSKDFNVKVSIEGQTCSDIDGKCILFTKDFTFNNLKVTPAKTAEVVQKTSEIEDTKAIAKETETVKKVEEEKTDEKLAESKPKETFAKTETQEVLKEEPDTKKAKSDNLSVVNSDEEGSLIMFMLAAFLGGLAAILTPCVFPMIPMTVSFFTHRAGKGSAIIYGISIILIYTIVGVVLALLFGATIGNVLSTHWLPNLIFFGVFLFFSLSFFGMFEIILPSKLVNNVDKQADKGGFLGPFFMALTLVLVSFSCTGPIVGSILVASAGGEILKPVAGMFAFSLAFALPFSVFAFFPSLMQKMPKSGGWLNSVKVTMGFVELALAFKFLSMADQVYHWGILDREVYIAIWIAIALCMGLYFLGYIRLPHDSKVETVSVQRLLLGVASFAFVIYLVPGMFGAPLKALSGYLPPRTTHDFDLTKLTTSSVSNIAHTNAPVEEIKHADKFEMPHGLTGYFDYEQGMEVAKKLNKPVLLDFTGHACVNCRKMEDFVWGESPVLDRLSNDYVIISLYVDDRTSLPEQDWVVSETDGKVKKTIGQVNADIQISRFNNNAQPFYVLLSNDEEVLVKPPIGYQPDTQLFIDYLEEGKKAFKQHQKELVSTIK, from the coding sequence ATGAAAAAGACATTATTTACCTTCATACTATCATTAATTACGTTCTCGATTTTTGCACAAATCGAGAATCATGTAAGCTGGAAAAAGAAGCTTTCTAAACAAGAAGCCTCAGTAGGTGAAGAAATTGAACTTATATTTGAAGCTGATATTGATAAAGACTGGTACTTATATTCTTCAGACTTTGATCCGGATTTAGGCCCGATGATAACAGAGTTTAAATTTGAAGAAAATAGCTCATATCAGCTTATAGGAGATATAAAACCTATAAACCCTAAAAGAAAATACGACTCCTTAATTTGGGATGGCGAATACACCTATTTTACAAAAAAAGGAGAATTCGTACAGAAAGTAAAAGTCTTATCTAAAGACTTTAATGTGAAAGTTTCTATCGAAGGTCAAACGTGTAGCGACATAGACGGAAAATGTATCTTGTTTACCAAAGATTTTACTTTTAACAACTTAAAAGTTACTCCTGCAAAAACTGCAGAAGTTGTACAAAAAACATCTGAAATTGAAGATACAAAAGCGATTGCAAAAGAAACTGAAACGGTTAAAAAAGTAGAGGAAGAAAAGACAGATGAAAAATTAGCAGAATCTAAACCGAAAGAAACATTTGCTAAAACTGAAACTCAAGAAGTTCTTAAGGAAGAACCCGATACTAAAAAAGCAAAAAGTGATAATCTAAGTGTTGTAAATAGTGATGAAGAAGGATCTTTGATTATGTTTATGCTAGCTGCTTTTTTAGGTGGTCTAGCAGCTATTTTGACTCCTTGTGTATTTCCAATGATTCCGATGACAGTTTCATTTTTTACACATAGAGCTGGAAAAGGCTCAGCCATCATTTACGGTATATCCATCATCTTAATTTACACCATTGTTGGAGTTGTATTAGCACTGCTTTTTGGCGCTACCATTGGTAATGTATTAAGTACACACTGGTTGCCAAACCTCATTTTCTTTGGTGTATTTTTATTCTTTTCGCTCTCATTCTTCGGAATGTTCGAGATCATATTACCGAGTAAATTAGTAAACAATGTAGATAAGCAAGCCGATAAAGGAGGTTTCTTAGGCCCTTTCTTTATGGCGCTCACTTTGGTTTTAGTTTCATTCTCATGTACTGGGCCAATCGTTGGGAGTATCTTGGTAGCTTCTGCTGGTGGAGAAATTTTAAAACCAGTAGCTGGTATGTTTGCCTTCTCTTTAGCTTTTGCATTACCATTTTCTGTATTCGCATTTTTCCCTTCTTTGATGCAAAAAATGCCAAAATCTGGTGGATGGTTAAATTCTGTAAAAGTGACAATGGGCTTTGTAGAGTTAGCTTTAGCATTCAAATTCTTAAGTATGGCAGACCAAGTTTACCATTGGGGAATTCTTGACAGAGAAGTTTATATCGCTATATGGATTGCCATTGCACTTTGCATGGGCTTATATTTCCTTGGATACATTAGATTACCACATGATAGCAAAGTAGAAACAGTTTCTGTACAGCGTTTACTATTGGGTGTAGCAAGCTTTGCTTTTGTAATTTATTTAGTTCCAGGCATGTTTGGCGCACCACTAAAAGCACTTTCTGGTTATTTGCCACCAAGAACTACGCATGATTTTGATTTAACAAAATTGACAACATCGAGTGTAAGCAACATAGCTCATACTAATGCGCCTGTTGAAGAAATTAAACACGCAGATAAATTTGAAATGCCACATGGACTTACTGGTTATTTCGACTATGAGCAAGGCATGGAAGTAGCCAAAAAGCTTAACAAACCAGTTTTACTAGATTTTACCGGACATGCCTGTGTGAACTGTAGAAAGATGGAAGATTTTGTATGGGGTGAATCGCCAGTTTTAGATAGACTTAGCAATGACTATGTAATTATTTCTCTCTATGTGGATGATAGAACCTCATTACCTGAGCAAGATTGGGTTGTTTCTGAGACAGATGGAAAAGTAAAGAAAACTATCGGGCAAGTAAATGCTGATATACAAATTTCAAGATTTAACAATAATGCTCAGCCATTTTATGTATTACTAAGCAACGATGAAGAAGTTCTGGTAAAACCTCCAATCGGTTATCAGCCAGACACTCAATTATTCATAGATTATTTAGAAGAAGGGAAAAAAGCTTTTAAGCAACACCAAAAAGAATTGGTAAGCACTATTAAGTAA
- a CDS encoding tetratricopeptide repeat protein → MLTKLFFSTFLSVLLLVIDPGDIATVNKYKKNAQEAYENNDYKAAAESYQYLVDSMGVMESEVLLNLAHCYFQTDDQTKASQYYKSLADSKDPQVKSVALQQLGVINANKKDYQKALEDFKDALKANPRNEDARYDYELVKRKLEEEKKKEEEEKKDDKKEDQQKKKEEEEQEKKKEEEQDKEDQQSDQDQESEQKQDQENKNKEEQDEEKKQEEQQEQEKSEEEKKKQQQQQQQLENPEINRARAEQILKSMEEQEKQYFQQLKKKAQKKKETGPDW, encoded by the coding sequence ATGCTAACTAAACTTTTCTTTTCCACATTCTTGAGTGTTTTACTACTGGTAATTGATCCGGGAGATATTGCTACGGTAAATAAGTATAAAAAGAATGCTCAGGAAGCATATGAAAATAACGATTATAAAGCTGCTGCTGAGTCATATCAATATTTGGTTGATTCAATGGGAGTGATGGAATCTGAGGTTTTGCTAAATCTTGCACATTGTTATTTTCAAACAGATGATCAAACAAAAGCATCGCAATATTACAAAAGCTTAGCCGATAGTAAAGACCCACAAGTAAAATCAGTCGCTTTACAGCAATTGGGGGTGATAAATGCCAACAAAAAAGATTACCAAAAAGCGCTAGAGGATTTTAAAGATGCTTTAAAAGCTAATCCTAGAAACGAAGATGCTAGATACGATTATGAGCTTGTAAAAAGAAAACTAGAGGAAGAAAAAAAGAAAGAAGAAGAAGAGAAGAAAGACGATAAAAAGGAAGATCAGCAAAAGAAAAAAGAAGAGGAGGAGCAGGAAAAGAAAAAAGAAGAGGAGCAAGATAAAGAAGACCAACAGTCTGATCAAGATCAAGAAAGCGAGCAAAAGCAAGATCAGGAAAATAAAAATAAAGAAGAGCAAGACGAAGAAAAGAAACAGGAGGAACAGCAAGAACAAGAAAAATCTGAAGAAGAAAAGAAAAAGCAACAGCAGCAGCAGCAACAGCTCGAAAACCCAGAGATTAATAGAGCAAGAGCAGAGCAGATTTTGAAATCAATGGAAGAGCAAGAAAAACAATATTTCCAACAATTGAAAAAGAAAGCACAAAAGAAAAAAGAAACTGGTCCAGACTGGTAG
- a CDS encoding DUF434 domain-containing protein, with the protein MTQRNRGKQSSDDKDFAVKWDGIFTEAANDLCFLLTRGYTSASALQLVGNRYKINKRQRVALMRICSSEQEIEGRNKSVCQVDNLKGNIVEIDGFNLLILLEGALSGAYIFKGRDGTFRDISSVHGSYKRVTQTEKAIYLIGEELKKLEVKAVKWYLDQPISNSGRLKTRLMEISNDCNFNFEVDLVFSPDKVLAESKHIVVSSDGWILDQTERWFNLGVFLIEKHIPDVNLKVY; encoded by the coding sequence TTGACACAAAGAAACAGAGGAAAACAATCTAGTGACGACAAAGATTTTGCTGTAAAATGGGACGGTATTTTTACAGAGGCCGCAAACGATTTATGTTTTTTACTCACTAGAGGATATACATCAGCTTCTGCGTTACAACTTGTAGGTAACAGATACAAAATCAATAAAAGACAAAGGGTTGCCTTAATGCGTATTTGCTCTAGTGAACAAGAAATTGAAGGAAGAAATAAATCTGTTTGTCAAGTAGATAATTTAAAAGGGAATATTGTAGAAATTGACGGATTCAATTTATTGATATTGCTAGAAGGTGCATTATCTGGTGCCTATATATTTAAAGGAAGGGATGGCACTTTTCGAGATATTTCAAGTGTGCATGGCTCATATAAAAGAGTAACTCAAACTGAAAAAGCCATATATCTAATTGGAGAAGAACTTAAAAAATTAGAAGTAAAAGCTGTTAAATGGTATCTAGATCAACCAATTTCTAATAGCGGAAGACTCAAAACCAGACTAATGGAAATTAGTAATGATTGCAATTTTAATTTTGAAGTGGATTTGGTTTTTTCACCAGATAAAGTATTGGCAGAAAGCAAGCATATTGTAGTTTCTTCTGATGGTTGGATTCTAGATCAAACTGAAAGATGGTTTAACCTAGGTGTATTTTTAATTGAAAAGCATATTCCAGATGTAAATTTAAAAGTATACTAA
- a CDS encoding LuxR C-terminal-related transcriptional regulator — protein MDYTDIWKEIFHTNKFIDKKRLESHITRQQQIEKILPFSGSFFVIVNMHASRFEYIGNNVFSALGYNVEDFLGKSVEVFLNLIHPEDVGYIVNEFYKESTEVLDSYPPNRRGDIIFQYSYRFKTKWNTYALILEQVNVLELDEDGKLSIVLINVSVLEHIVHPKISGVIKILDKYRNYKTIYKKVFGRENLHEKLSMREYDVVSLLLKGNNSKQIAEELSISAQTVSTHRKNILKKLQLQSTNELISYAYQNLMV, from the coding sequence ATGGATTATACCGATATCTGGAAAGAAATATTCCATACTAATAAATTTATTGATAAAAAAAGGCTAGAAAGTCATATTACTCGACAACAGCAAATTGAAAAAATACTTCCATTTTCCGGGAGTTTTTTTGTAATTGTGAATATGCATGCATCCAGATTTGAATATATCGGGAATAATGTGTTTTCTGCACTTGGTTACAATGTTGAAGATTTTTTAGGTAAAAGTGTTGAAGTTTTTCTTAATTTAATTCACCCAGAAGATGTTGGCTATATAGTAAATGAGTTTTACAAAGAGTCAACTGAGGTGTTAGATTCATATCCACCAAATAGGAGAGGTGATATTATCTTTCAATATTCTTATCGCTTTAAAACAAAATGGAATACTTATGCGCTAATCTTAGAGCAAGTAAATGTCTTAGAGCTTGACGAAGATGGCAAATTATCTATTGTGTTAATTAATGTTTCTGTACTTGAGCATATTGTGCATCCAAAAATTTCAGGCGTAATTAAAATTTTAGATAAATACAGAAATTATAAGACCATTTATAAGAAGGTTTTTGGTAGAGAAAATTTGCACGAAAAACTGAGTATGCGTGAGTACGATGTTGTAAGTCTTTTACTTAAAGGTAATAATAGTAAACAAATTGCAGAAGAACTTTCTATAAGTGCCCAAACAGTTAGCACACACCGTAAAAACATTTTAAAGAAACTCCAATTACAATCTACAAATGAGTTAATTAGCTATGCCTATCAAAATTTGATGGTTTAA
- a CDS encoding DUF4129 domain-containing protein, producing MRHKIQLFLVLITLSLAGNVGYAQNDSIPEEPDAIKRSFDSEKLEELAKDDAFDYNRKDIQRSYSIWELIGMWIAEQIGNFFNMMGQNGEVTKNVLYVISGLVMIYLFSKLLDVDSRGIFFKGSEAKKDKKGFFTENIHEIDFNKALDDAIKAEEYKTAVRILYLALLKSLDSREFIKWKSHKTNHDYEAEIEGIGIKQDFESLTRYFEYICYGDFSLDRQNFEKAKEIYEHLNQQIQKKVLA from the coding sequence ATGAGACATAAAATTCAATTATTCTTAGTACTTATAACTTTAAGCCTTGCAGGCAATGTAGGTTATGCTCAAAACGACTCTATTCCAGAAGAACCTGATGCGATAAAGAGAAGTTTTGATTCTGAGAAGCTGGAAGAATTAGCTAAGGATGATGCTTTTGATTACAATCGAAAAGATATACAGAGAAGTTATAGTATTTGGGAGTTAATCGGAATGTGGATAGCTGAACAAATTGGTAACTTCTTTAATATGATGGGACAAAATGGAGAAGTAACAAAAAATGTATTATATGTAATTTCTGGTTTGGTAATGATTTACCTCTTTTCTAAACTACTCGATGTAGATTCTCGTGGTATCTTTTTCAAAGGGAGTGAGGCAAAGAAAGATAAAAAAGGTTTTTTTACTGAAAATATCCATGAGATAGACTTTAATAAAGCATTAGATGATGCAATTAAAGCTGAAGAATATAAAACAGCTGTAAGAATTTTATACTTGGCTTTGTTAAAATCTTTAGATTCAAGAGAGTTTATAAAATGGAAATCTCATAAAACTAATCACGATTACGAAGCGGAGATAGAAGGTATAGGTATAAAGCAAGATTTCGAATCTTTAACCAGATATTTTGAATATATCTGTTATGGAGATTTTTCTTTAGATAGGCAAAACTTTGAAAAGGCTAAAGAGATTTATGAGCATTTAAATCAACAAATCCAGAAGAAAGTATTGGCTTGA